The following coding sequences are from one Geodermatophilus normandii window:
- the ftsZ gene encoding cell division protein FtsZ codes for MTPPHNYLAVIKVVGIGGGGVNAVNRMIEVGLKGVEFIAINTDAQALLMSDADVKLDVGRELTRGLGAGAQPDVGRQAAEDHREEIEEVLKGADMVFVTAGEGGGTGTGGAPVVASIARKLGALTIGVVTRPFSFEGKRRAVQAESGIEELRNECDTLIVIPNDRLLQLGDRNVSVMDAFRTADQVLLSGVQGITDLITTPGLINLDFADVKSVMSGAGSALMGIGSARGDNRALLAAEQAIASPLLEASMEGAHGVLLSISGGSDLGLFEINEAASLVSDAAHADANIIFGAVIDDALGDEVRVTVIAAGFDGGRPSARKDGAVASVPAAPPAAAPSRFSASPPVAPAPPRATGERLVGHVPPAPVAPAAAPAPAPAPVRQAPPPGGGITVPPLPPVQNAAASAASAGRRPLGNEDFEEELDIPEFLRQ; via the coding sequence ATGACACCTCCGCACAACTACCTCGCGGTCATCAAGGTCGTCGGCATCGGCGGCGGCGGCGTGAACGCGGTCAACCGGATGATCGAGGTCGGTCTGAAGGGGGTGGAGTTCATCGCCATCAACACCGACGCGCAGGCGCTGCTGATGAGCGACGCCGACGTCAAGCTCGACGTCGGCCGCGAGCTCACCCGCGGCCTCGGCGCCGGCGCGCAGCCCGACGTCGGCCGGCAGGCCGCCGAGGACCACCGCGAGGAGATCGAGGAGGTGCTCAAGGGCGCCGACATGGTCTTCGTGACCGCCGGCGAGGGCGGCGGCACCGGCACCGGCGGTGCGCCCGTCGTCGCCTCGATCGCCCGCAAGCTCGGCGCGCTGACCATCGGTGTGGTGACCCGGCCGTTCTCCTTCGAGGGCAAGCGCCGCGCGGTGCAGGCCGAGTCGGGGATCGAGGAGCTGCGCAACGAGTGCGACACGCTCATCGTCATCCCCAACGACCGGCTGCTGCAGCTCGGTGACCGCAACGTCAGCGTGATGGACGCCTTCCGCACCGCCGACCAGGTGCTGCTCTCCGGTGTCCAGGGCATCACCGACCTGATCACCACGCCCGGCCTGATCAACCTGGACTTCGCCGACGTCAAGTCGGTCATGTCCGGGGCGGGCTCGGCGCTCATGGGCATCGGCAGCGCCCGCGGCGACAACCGCGCGCTGCTCGCGGCCGAGCAGGCCATCGCCAGCCCGCTGCTGGAGGCCTCGATGGAGGGCGCCCACGGCGTCCTGCTGTCGATCTCCGGCGGGTCGGACCTCGGCCTGTTCGAGATCAACGAGGCCGCCTCGCTGGTCTCGGACGCCGCGCACGCCGACGCCAACATCATCTTCGGTGCGGTGATCGACGACGCCCTGGGCGACGAGGTCCGCGTGACCGTCATCGCCGCGGGCTTCGACGGCGGCCGGCCCTCGGCCCGCAAGGACGGCGCCGTCGCGTCGGTCCCGGCGGCGCCCCCGGCCGCGGCGCCGAGCCGGTTCAGCGCGTCGCCGCCGGTCGCCCCCGCCCCGCCGCGGGCGACGGGGGAGCGCCTCGTCGGGCACGTCCCGCCGGCGCCCGTGGCACCGGCCGCCGCGCCGGCACCCGCCCCGGCGCCGGTCCGGCAGGCCCCGCCTCCGGGCGGCGGGATCACCGTCCCGCCGCTGCCGCCGGTGCAGAACGCCGCGGCGAGCGCAGCGTCGGCCGGCCGCCGGCCGCTGGGCAACGAGGACTTCGAGGAGGAGCTCGACATCCCGGAGTTCCTGCGCCAGTAG